The following proteins come from a genomic window of Macadamia integrifolia cultivar HAES 741 chromosome 14, SCU_Mint_v3, whole genome shotgun sequence:
- the LOC122060686 gene encoding uncharacterized protein LOC122060686: MDIIGKIYTPSQGHSFVLVETDSFTKWVEAIPLKVVNQTDVIKFLKQHIIHRFGLPETITCDNGSVFTEDLVLEFAKEHGIAVIHLTPYYAQGNGQVETSNKVLKSNLAKVITDNPSSWAKLLSEITVKSLRVARQHNLMAFEYSEAILTELEDLSKERVKALNFMQVQKVLVAKAYDKRVRPKEYERVSWYGRPSYQLGLRLAHLVNGPLRGKDHLKYIKHSKENIQAIGSRWANSSETNQWEILEKVLPSYVGTSVDNR; encoded by the exons ATGGACATTATTGGAAAGATATATACTCCTAGTCAAGGGCATAGTTTCGTACTGGTCGAGACGGACTCTTTCACCAAGTGGGTCGAAGCCATTCCCCTTAAGGTAGTAAATCAAACAGATGTCATCAAGTTCTTGAAGCAACACATCATTCACAGGTTTGGCCTCCCTGAAACCATAACCTGTGACAATGGAAGTGTGTTTACAGAGGATCTAGTACTGGAGTTTGCTAAGGAGCATGGAATAGCTGTCATCCACTTAACCCCTTATTATGCCCAAGGAAACGGCCAAGTTGAGACGAGTAACAAGGTTCTAAAATCAAACTTGGCTAAGGTCATTACTGATAATCCTTCTTCCTGGGCCAAGTTGCTATCTGAG ATTACTGTGAAGTCATTACGGGTTGCACGCCAGCATAACTTGATGGCATTCGAATACAGTGAGGCTATACTAACCGAGTTGGAGGACCTAAGTAAAGAACGTGTCAAGGCACTAAACTTTATGCAGGTTCAAAAGGTGTTAGTGGCCAAGGCATATGACAAGCGTGTTAGGCCTAAGGAATATGAGAGGGTCAGTTGGTATGGAAGGCCATCCTACCAATTGGGGCTAAGACTAGCCCATTTGGTAAATGGTCCCCTACGTGGGAAGGACCATTTGAAATATATCAAACACTCAAAGGAGAACATACAGGCTATAGGATCTAGATGGGCAAATTCATCTGAAACCAATCAATGGGAAATACTTGAAAAAGTACTTCCCAGCTATGTGGGAACCAGTGTAGATAACAGGTGA